The proteins below come from a single Prolixibacter sp. NT017 genomic window:
- a CDS encoding phospholipase D family protein, which yields MADFLTTNGISYRIETIIMEAKNELTLVSPYLQLSKTFYERLKDASNKNVNIKIIYGKDDLKPNERNSLAELDNIELYYFQNLHAKCYFNETDMVITSMNMYEFSEKNNREMGVHITKQNDLNLYEKAWNETLSIIQSSEPIQLAKTKRQLKKDTSKQKTESSSKDDKRPKRGYCIRCEARIPYDIEKPYCWDCYAVWAQFENPDYEENVCHSCGEFGESTMAKPVCYDCYKKYEK from the coding sequence ATGGCTGATTTTTTAACAACAAATGGGATATCATATCGGATAGAGACTATCATTATGGAGGCAAAGAACGAGCTGACGTTAGTATCCCCCTATTTACAATTATCGAAAACATTTTATGAAAGATTGAAAGATGCTTCGAATAAGAATGTGAATATTAAAATCATTTATGGTAAGGATGATTTGAAACCAAACGAACGTAATTCCCTTGCAGAACTCGATAATATAGAGCTATATTACTTTCAGAATTTGCATGCTAAATGTTATTTCAACGAAACTGACATGGTAATCACTTCCATGAATATGTATGAATTTTCTGAAAAGAATAATAGAGAAATGGGAGTACATATTACAAAACAAAATGACTTGAACCTCTATGAAAAAGCATGGAATGAAACATTGTCAATTATTCAATCTTCCGAGCCAATTCAACTTGCTAAAACCAAAAGGCAACTAAAAAAAGATACTAGCAAGCAAAAAACAGAATCTAGCTCAAAGGATGATAAAAGACCTAAGCGTGGGTATTGTATTCGATGTGAAGCAAGAATTCCCTATGACATAGAAAAGCCATATTGTTGGGACTGCTATGCAGTTTGGGCACAGTTTGAGAATCCTGACTATGAAGAAAACGTTTGTCATAGTTGTGGAGAGTTTGGAGAATCAACAATGGCGAAGCCCGTATGCTATGATTGCTATAAAAAATATGAAAAGTAA
- a CDS encoding acyltransferase gives MNSTNKHLSTFSDSKSHYEILDGLRGVAAVMVVIFHFFETFSGGNHLKQIMNHGYLAVDFFFVLSGFVIGYAYDDRWGKMTLKDFFKRRLIRLHPMIVMGMIIGAIGFYFSASPILFPGIASVPVWKLLLVMFIGFTLLPVPPSLEIRGWGEMHPLDGPAWSLFFEYVANILYALFIRKFSKKALAVLVFLAGAALIHLAVTSPNGDVIGGWSVNPEQLRVGLTRLMYPFFAGLLLSRIAQPGRIKYAFLWASLLVIVALSFPRVGGSEHLWMNGLYDSLTIIFVFPLIVYIGASGKVTGKFATKITRFLGDLSYPLYITHYPLIYIFTAWVVDNQVPMSKAWPVGVLMIVSAIAIAYGALKLYDVPVRNWLAKRFMHKTVK, from the coding sequence ATGAATTCAACTAACAAACACCTATCCACTTTTTCGGATTCCAAAAGCCACTATGAGATTCTCGACGGGCTGCGCGGCGTGGCCGCGGTGATGGTGGTCATCTTCCACTTCTTCGAAACCTTTAGCGGAGGTAACCACCTGAAGCAAATCATGAACCACGGCTACCTGGCGGTGGACTTTTTCTTTGTCCTCTCGGGATTTGTGATTGGCTATGCCTACGACGACCGTTGGGGCAAAATGACGTTAAAAGACTTTTTCAAGCGACGCCTGATCCGACTTCACCCGATGATTGTTATGGGAATGATTATCGGCGCCATCGGGTTTTATTTCAGCGCATCGCCCATCCTTTTCCCGGGGATTGCAAGTGTTCCCGTATGGAAGTTACTGCTGGTAATGTTCATCGGGTTTACCCTGCTGCCCGTACCGCCGTCACTCGAAATCAGGGGTTGGGGCGAGATGCATCCGCTGGATGGCCCGGCCTGGTCGCTCTTTTTCGAATACGTCGCAAACATTCTGTACGCACTGTTCATCCGGAAATTCTCGAAGAAAGCGCTGGCTGTGCTGGTATTTCTGGCCGGCGCTGCGCTGATACACCTGGCAGTTACCAGTCCCAACGGCGACGTGATTGGCGGCTGGTCGGTTAATCCGGAACAATTGCGCGTAGGTTTGACCCGTTTGATGTACCCGTTCTTTGCCGGACTGTTGTTGTCGCGCATCGCCCAACCGGGACGCATCAAATACGCGTTTCTGTGGGCCAGTCTGCTGGTTATCGTCGCCCTCTCGTTTCCGCGTGTGGGCGGAAGCGAGCACCTGTGGATGAACGGCCTGTACGATTCGCTGACCATCATCTTCGTTTTCCCGCTGATTGTGTACATCGGCGCCAGCGGTAAAGTGACCGGGAAATTTGCGACGAAAATCACGCGTTTCCTGGGCGACCTTTCGTACCCGCTATACATTACGCACTATCCGCTGATTTATATCTTTACCGCCTGGGTAGTCGACAACCAGGTACCCATGTCAAAAGCCTGGCCAGTGGGCGTGCTGATGATTGTTTCGGCTATTGCCATCGCCTATGGTGCGTTGAAACTGTACGACGTGCCGGTACGCAACTGGCTGGCCAAACGGTTTATGCACAAGACGGTGAAATAA
- a CDS encoding sulfatase — translation MKTKNLLLGLALLTPVVASAVKPAPVEKKPNVVIFFIDDMGYSDISCYGQRKWKTPNIDQLAENGIRFTDAYSASPICSPSRAGLLTGRYPARMGIQQVFFPGNYTGIPQKELLISELLKTAGYKTGIIGKWHLGSREKFLPLQNGFDEYFGIPYSNDMAEQVYLRGNDVVQYHIDQAHMTKKYTEEAISFIDRHKDQPFFLELAHNMMHVPIFCSPEFRGKSGAGLYGDAVLEVDWSIGQVMAELKKQGLLDNTLVIFSSDNGPWLQEGPLGGEAKPLREGKTTSYEGGVRVPLIAYWKGKIKPRTNHDVVRNLDWFPTLADICGVAVPDSIRLDGYDISGVLLRGEKSPGNVYAYFRNNKDVTSLRVGDWKITLPQDKIVGNFWRASTAAHDTLLFNLKDDPSETTDLFHKYPEKAKEMTKAIETYKANFGPIPPALVVWGNDQRRELQQQRHKAIEEAKKRGIKSKKDEVDGFIEVK, via the coding sequence ATGAAAACAAAGAATCTTTTGCTGGGCCTGGCTTTATTGACGCCTGTGGTGGCCAGTGCGGTGAAACCGGCTCCTGTAGAAAAGAAACCCAATGTGGTCATCTTCTTTATCGATGACATGGGCTATTCCGATATTAGCTGTTATGGTCAGAGGAAATGGAAAACACCCAATATCGATCAGCTGGCGGAAAACGGAATCCGGTTTACCGATGCCTACTCGGCTTCTCCTATTTGCAGTCCGTCACGGGCAGGTTTGCTTACCGGCCGCTATCCGGCACGCATGGGCATTCAGCAGGTGTTTTTCCCCGGTAACTATACTGGTATTCCGCAAAAAGAGTTATTGATTTCCGAATTGCTGAAAACAGCCGGCTATAAGACGGGAATCATTGGAAAGTGGCATCTGGGAAGCCGCGAAAAATTCCTTCCGCTGCAAAACGGATTTGATGAGTATTTCGGGATACCGTATAGCAACGACATGGCCGAACAGGTCTATTTGAGAGGGAATGATGTGGTGCAGTACCATATCGACCAGGCGCACATGACAAAGAAATACACCGAGGAAGCCATCTCGTTCATCGACCGGCACAAGGATCAACCATTCTTCCTCGAGCTGGCGCATAACATGATGCACGTGCCCATCTTCTGCTCACCCGAGTTCCGGGGAAAATCGGGCGCGGGCCTTTACGGAGATGCCGTGCTCGAAGTCGACTGGAGCATCGGGCAGGTGATGGCCGAGCTGAAGAAACAGGGACTTTTGGATAATACGCTGGTCATCTTTTCCAGTGACAACGGTCCGTGGTTACAGGAAGGGCCGCTGGGAGGAGAGGCGAAACCCCTGCGGGAAGGGAAGACCACCAGTTACGAAGGTGGCGTTCGGGTTCCGCTCATCGCTTACTGGAAAGGGAAAATCAAGCCGCGTACCAATCATGACGTGGTCCGGAACCTCGACTGGTTTCCGACCCTGGCTGATATCTGTGGAGTTGCCGTTCCCGACAGCATCCGTCTCGATGGTTACGATATCTCGGGCGTATTGTTGCGTGGAGAGAAGAGCCCAGGCAATGTGTACGCTTACTTCCGCAATAATAAAGACGTAACCAGTCTTCGGGTAGGCGACTGGAAGATTACTTTGCCACAGGATAAAATCGTAGGGAACTTCTGGCGGGCCAGCACGGCGGCGCACGATACGCTGCTCTTCAACCTGAAGGACGATCCGTCGGAAACGACCGACCTGTTTCACAAATATCCCGAAAAGGCGAAGGAGATGACCAAAGCCATTGAAACCTACAAAGCCAATTTCGGGCCAATTCCGCCCGCATTGGTGGTATGGGGCAACGATCAGCGGAGAGAGCTGCAACAACAGCGCCATAAAGCCATTGAAGAGGCGAAGAAACGCGGCATCAAGAGCAAGAAAGACGAGGTCGACGGTTTCATCGAAGTCAAATAA
- a CDS encoding glycerophosphodiester phosphodiesterase family protein gives MKRLLLSLLVVFILQGISDVWAHGAENFNRTLKRHQEREQKKADDGFATNGVIAHRGAWKAKKLPKNSIASLKQAMKLGVAGSEFDIHGTADGVLVVHHDNTFNGLMIEKTNYADLLKFKLSNGEPIPTLEHYIQTGMSQHRTRLIAELKPSVISKERSIELANKVVAMVQRLHAQEWMVYISFSYDILKRIHELDPDARLMPLQKSVGILQMKADDMWGIDFYSGAFKKNPELMEVAHSNGLKVNAWTVDKPEVMDALLRQGVDFITTDEPEMLLKKVAQRKKAAKKK, from the coding sequence ATGAAACGATTACTCTTGTCACTCCTCGTTGTGTTTATACTGCAGGGAATATCCGACGTATGGGCTCATGGGGCTGAAAATTTCAACAGGACGCTTAAAAGACATCAGGAACGGGAGCAAAAAAAAGCAGATGACGGTTTTGCCACGAATGGTGTAATTGCACACCGGGGAGCCTGGAAAGCGAAAAAACTACCTAAGAATTCCATCGCATCATTAAAGCAGGCCATGAAGCTGGGTGTTGCCGGCTCAGAGTTTGATATTCACGGAACGGCCGATGGTGTGCTGGTTGTTCACCACGACAACACCTTTAACGGATTGATGATCGAGAAGACGAACTATGCCGATTTACTCAAGTTCAAGCTCTCCAATGGTGAGCCGATTCCCACGTTGGAACACTACATCCAAACCGGTATGTCGCAGCACCGCACCCGGTTGATTGCGGAATTAAAGCCTTCTGTTATCAGCAAAGAGCGTTCCATCGAATTAGCCAATAAGGTTGTGGCAATGGTGCAAAGGCTGCACGCGCAGGAATGGATGGTTTATATCAGCTTTAGTTATGATATTCTGAAGCGGATTCACGAACTCGATCCCGATGCCCGTCTCATGCCACTGCAAAAAAGTGTCGGTATTTTGCAGATGAAAGCCGATGACATGTGGGGCATCGATTTCTATTCCGGCGCTTTCAAAAAGAATCCCGAATTGATGGAGGTAGCGCACAGTAACGGATTGAAAGTAAATGCCTGGACGGTGGATAAGCCGGAAGTGATGGACGCACTACTGCGCCAGGGGGTCGACTTCATTACGACCGACGAGCCGGAGATGTTACTGAAGAAAGTGGCTCAACGCAAAAAAGCGGCAAAGAAGAAGTAG